The region CCAATGGAATTAGGTTATGATAAATGGACCAACACCCTTTATGGTAATAAAGAATTTTTGATAAACGCAGTTAGTTATTTGTTAGATGACACAGGCTTAATAAATTTACGAACCAAAGAAGTTAATTTAGCATTGTTAGATAAAGAAAAAGTGTATACTGATTACAACTATATTCGCAGTGTTATTGTAACAATTCCCTTGTTAATTTTAGCTATTTTTGGATTTGTGTTTACATATTTACGCAAAAAGAAATACACTAAATAGTATTAAAAATAAAGTTTTGTTTTCGCATTAAAAGAGATATATTTGTACAAATCGCCATAAAACGGCATTAATAAAAAAAAAGTGATGAAATTTATTGTATCGAGCTCGTATTTATTGAAACAATTGCAGGTTTTAGGAAGCGTTATAAATAGTAACAATACCTTACATATACTTGATAATTTTTTATTTGAACTTGATCAAAATCAATTAAAAGTATCGGCATCGGATTTAGAAACTACCATGACCGCAACTTTAGAGATTGAATCAACAAGTGAAGGCGCAATTGCTGTACCAGCACGTTTATTATTAGAGACTTTAAAAACATTTCCTGAGCAACCATTGACATTTACCGTAAAGGAAAACAGTACTATTGAAATTAGTTCTGATTTAGGAAAATATGTTTTAGCATATTTACCAGGCGATGAGTTTCCAAAGGCTGAAATGCTAGAAGATCCATTAAAATCTGATATTAGTGCTGAGATTTTACACACAGCCATAAGTAAAACCATTTTTGCAGCAGGTAACGATGATTTACGCCCTGTAATGTCGGGTGTATATTTTCAGTTTTCTCCAACAGGTGCTATTTTTGTTGCTACCGATGCACATAAATTAGTAAAATATTCTAGAACCGATGTGATTAGTACGGCAGAAACAAACTTTATTATGCCTAAAAAACCGCTAAATATTTTAAAAAATATTTTAGCAACATCTGATGCTTCAGTTGTAATTGAATATAACGATTCTAACGCAATGTTTAGTTTTGATAATTATACATTAATTTGTAGATTAATTGATGGTAAATACCCAAATTACGAAGCGGTTATACCAAAAGAAAACCCTAATAAGTTAATTATATCACGTACACAATTTTTAAGTTCAGTACGCCGTGTGGCTATTTATGCTAATAAAACTACACACCAAATTCGTTTAAAAATTGCTGGAACCGAATTAAATATTTCTGCTGAAGATATTGATTATTCAAATAAAGCAGACGAGCGCTTAACATGTGATTATCAAGGAGATGATATGCAAATTGGTTTTAATTCACGTTTTTTAACGGAAATGTTAACCAATTTACAATCAGACGAAATACAATTAGAAATGTCGTTACCTAACCGCGCAGGTATTTTAACACCTATTGATGGATTAGATGAAGGCGAAACAGTTACAATGCTTGTAATGCCTGTAATGTTAAACAATTAAAAAAGGTGGGTTTTTAAACCCACCTTTTTTTATCCTAAAAATGCTTGCATCATCCAAATTTGCTTTTCTTGTTCGGTAATTAAATCACTCATCATAGAATTAGTTCCTTCATCATTAATAGCTCCAGCTCTTTCTAATAAGTCTCTTTCAATTACCAATAATTCTGCTAAAGATTGTACAATCATTTCAACAGCTTCATCATCGTTTGTAATGTTTTTTGCAACCTTTAATTTGTTGTTTTTTAAATAATCTTCAAAAGTATGTAAAGGCGTTCCACCTAAAGTAAGTACACGTTCTGCAATTTCATCAATACGCAATTGTGCTTGGTTGTAAAGTTCTTCAAACTTAACATGCAATTCAAAAAATCGTTTTCCACGAATGTTCCAATGTAAACCTCGTAAATTTTGATAATATACTTGAAAATTAGATAATAATACATTTAAAAGTTCAATGTTTTCTTTGGTTTCTGTTTGTGGTAATCCTAAAATTTTCATATTAATATTTTTTGTATTCATTCAAAATTACAAATAAATAGTCGATATTTGTTTTAAGAATTATCAATAAAAATGATGATTTCATAGATAAAATCATTAAAAATGACAATTACACAATTAAATTATGTACTTGCTGTAGCCGAGTTTCAAAATTTTACAATTGCAGCAGAAAAATGCTTTGTAACACAGCCTACTTTAAGTATGCAAATTCAAAAATTAGAAGAAGAACTAGATATTAAAATTTTTGATAGAAATAAAAAACCTATTCAATTAACCGAAGTAGGTAAGAAAATTGTTGCACAAGCACAAAGTATTGTAAACGAAGCCGACCGTATTAAGGATATTGTAGAGCAACAAAAAGGTTTTATAGGTGGCGATTTTAAAATAGGTATTATACCAACCATTATGCCCACGCTTTTACCAATGTTCTTGAATAATTTTATTAAAAAATATCCTAAACTTAATTTAATAATTGAAGAACATACTACCGACGAAATTATTAATAGATTAAAAAAAGGACAACTTGACGCCGCAATTGCTGCAACTCCTTTGCGTGAGCCCGATTTAAAAGAAATTGTATTGTATTATGAGCCTTTTGTTGGGTATTTTCCAAATAGTTTTAATAAAAATAAATCACTATTATCTGCCGATGATTTAAATATAAACGATATTTTACTTTTACAAGATGGGCATTGTTTTACAAATGGTATTTTAAATATTTGTAAAGCTTCAAAATTAGATCACAAACGTAGATTTGAATTAACATCGGGTAGTTTTGAAACTTTAATAGGTTTAGCAAACGAAGGCTTAGGTGTTACTTTTTTACCTTATTTGCATACTTTGCAGTTAAATGAAAAGGATAAGTTAAATCTTGTTGAATTTGCAAATCCCAAGCCATCGCGTGAGGTAAGTTTAATTTTTTCAAGAAATGAATTAAAAATTCATATTATTGATGCGATTCGCAATACTATTTCGGGGGTAGTTAAAGGTGCTATTGCTTTTCAAGATATCGAAATTATTAGCCCAAAATTAAATACATAAAAAAAAGATGGAATTTTCCATCTTTTTTTATACTAATAATAAAACATCTTTAAATTCTGTTTTATTTTTTGTGTAATCAACAATCCATTCTTTTAATTGATCTATTTCAAAAGGTAATAAAAAGTTAATAGCTTTTGTAAATTCCTTTATAAATAAATCTTTATTAAAACTTACTTTTTCTAAAATTTTTATGGTGTGCGATAAGCGTTCTGTCATAGTTTTTCTTTTTTATAAATATAACGAATGAAATGATAAAAATAGTATGTTTTAATTTTTTTTAACAGCACAAATCATTTCTCGTTTACCTGGCGGACCAGTTAATTTTTCAACTGTAAAACCAATTTCTTTTAGTTGTTTATTTACTATACCTTTACAAGCGTACGTTACAAACAAGCCGTTTGGTTTTAAAAATTGATAGGCTTTTGTTAAAATTTCTTTAGACCAAAGTTCACTTTGATAATCGTAACCAAAAACATCAAAATAAATAATATCAAACGTATTATTCGTTGTAAAATCTTCTATTTTATTATGATGCTTTTGAAATGCAAATAAAGGCGTAACCTCATGTGTTTTTCCAAATGGCAATTCGTGTAAATATTGCAACGATACATTGGTAGATACAAACTTATTATAATTTAAAGATTGATATTCTTCTTTAATCAAAGGAAAAGCCTCAATAGTTTCATACTTAATTTTTTTATTTGTATCGGTAGCAAACTGTAAAGTTAATAAGGCATTTAAACCAGTACCAAAACCAAATTCCAAAACACTAATTTGGTTGTTTTCTAATCTTTTTATACCATTATTTATATACACATGAACCGATTCTTGTACTGCACCGTGTTTAGAATGGAAGGTTTCGCCCATGTTTTTAACAAAAAGCGAGTGTGAACCGTCATCTGTTACAATAATTTCACGTTCCATTAAGGGATCAATAGTTTTTTAATTCTAGGTATAGGTCCACCGCATTTTTTAGAATGGCACTCTAAACACTGATTTACCATTTTATTGTAATTTTCTTTTGCTTGAACTGTATCGGCATAAATTGCTTTTTGTAACGCAATAAATTTTATAGCTTGTTCATTAAAAAAGGCATCTCGATCAGAACTTTCAGTTAAAATAGCGGTGTGTATTTTATCAAACGCAACGGGGTAAGTACCTAAATCTTCTTTGTTTAAAATACGTTCTTTTAATTGCGTGTTGTGCGCATACATTTGTTCCATTAAAGCTGCCATTTCACTCATATCATACATTTTAAAGTTTGATGTTGAAACGGTATCTTTAATTACTTCTTTACTTACGTTATCTGTTTTTTTATTACACGATAAAGCTAAAAGGGCTATTAATAAAAGAGCTGTATTTTTCATTATTTTTTAGCAATTAAAACTCCATCGGCCATAAAACGATATTCAACTTTTGGTTGAGTAATAGCTTCAATTTCTTCTTTTGTTTTACCTGCATCTTGTGCGTAATGTTTAAGTTCATCAACAGGTGTTTCTTCAATAAAAGCCTTACCCGAAATAATGGTTTTATGATTTTCTGCACCTTCTTTTGGAACAAAAAAAGCGTAATCTTTAAATTTTACAAAAGCTTCTTTATCATTACCTAAATTAAGGGTCATCCAACAACCTTTCTTTTTACAAGTTGCAGTAATTTCAGAGGCAACTTTAACAGTTAAAGTGTCGGTTGGTTTCATACTTTCAAATTTAGATAACATTTCAGCACTTGT is a window of Myroides sp. JBRI-B21084 DNA encoding:
- the dnaN gene encoding DNA polymerase III subunit beta yields the protein MKFIVSSSYLLKQLQVLGSVINSNNTLHILDNFLFELDQNQLKVSASDLETTMTATLEIESTSEGAIAVPARLLLETLKTFPEQPLTFTVKENSTIEISSDLGKYVLAYLPGDEFPKAEMLEDPLKSDISAEILHTAISKTIFAAGNDDLRPVMSGVYFQFSPTGAIFVATDAHKLVKYSRTDVISTAETNFIMPKKPLNILKNILATSDASVVIEYNDSNAMFSFDNYTLICRLIDGKYPNYEAVIPKENPNKLIISRTQFLSSVRRVAIYANKTTHQIRLKIAGTELNISAEDIDYSNKADERLTCDYQGDDMQIGFNSRFLTEMLTNLQSDEIQLEMSLPNRAGILTPIDGLDEGETVTMLVMPVMLNN
- a CDS encoding Dps family protein, encoding MNMKILGLPQTETKENIELLNVLLSNFQVYYQNLRGLHWNIRGKRFFELHVKFEELYNQAQLRIDEIAERVLTLGGTPLHTFEDYLKNNKLKVAKNITNDDEAVEMIVQSLAELLVIERDLLERAGAINDEGTNSMMSDLITEQEKQIWMMQAFLG
- a CDS encoding hydrogen peroxide-inducible genes activator, which gives rise to MTITQLNYVLAVAEFQNFTIAAEKCFVTQPTLSMQIQKLEEELDIKIFDRNKKPIQLTEVGKKIVAQAQSIVNEADRIKDIVEQQKGFIGGDFKIGIIPTIMPTLLPMFLNNFIKKYPKLNLIIEEHTTDEIINRLKKGQLDAAIAATPLREPDLKEIVLYYEPFVGYFPNSFNKNKSLLSADDLNINDILLLQDGHCFTNGILNICKASKLDHKRRFELTSGSFETLIGLANEGLGVTFLPYLHTLQLNEKDKLNLVEFANPKPSREVSLIFSRNELKIHIIDAIRNTISGVVKGAIAFQDIEIISPKLNT
- the mnmD gene encoding tRNA (5-methylaminomethyl-2-thiouridine)(34)-methyltransferase MnmD → MEREIIVTDDGSHSLFVKNMGETFHSKHGAVQESVHVYINNGIKRLENNQISVLEFGFGTGLNALLTLQFATDTNKKIKYETIEAFPLIKEEYQSLNYNKFVSTNVSLQYLHELPFGKTHEVTPLFAFQKHHNKIEDFTTNNTFDIIYFDVFGYDYQSELWSKEILTKAYQFLKPNGLFVTYACKGIVNKQLKEIGFTVEKLTGPPGKREMICAVKKN
- a CDS encoding DUF4920 domain-containing protein, with translation MKKIVCLFSIATMMVACDKKNNETKDATDKTIAEKVDYQVFGDSITADGAITSAEMLSKFESMKPTDTLTVKVASEITATCKKKGCWMTLNLGNDKEAFVKFKDYAFFVPKEGAENHKTIISGKAFIEETPVDELKHYAQDAGKTKEEIEAITQPKVEYRFMADGVLIAKK